The Plectropomus leopardus isolate mb chromosome 7, YSFRI_Pleo_2.0, whole genome shotgun sequence genome window below encodes:
- the LOC121946175 gene encoding teashirt homolog 1-like encodes MPRRKQQEPRRSAAYMPEDELKADVHDEEEHLQDDGLSLDGQDTEFLCNEEEEDVDGGQPPSYRDSPLSNGTNPDAGYGSPLSDASDRLTDFKSTSSRDGQEREGTALPFRPNNGLSFQDSLAQMKAVYANLISDASWSSITMDIMKSKPAAAGSVNSALTTPEPTPTASVSTTTTTNKSSAVNLTSSHHNGRSSSTTVNHTGSTSGNTNGTAASSVSSHSATSCSGSSSGGASNGSGVAYDWHQAALAKTLQQTPYHLLPEPSLFSTVQLYRQNNKLYGSVFTGASKFRCKDCSAAYDTLVGLTVHMNETGHYRDDNKDKEEDQGKRWSKPRKRSLMEMEGKEDAQKVLKCMYCGHSFESLQDLSVHMIKTKHYQKVPLKEPVPALATKLVPTSAKKRAIQDAIVSPCSPDSLHAGSGGGGSVSLGDVGKDAKSAANPYVTPNNRYGYQNGASYTWQFEARKAQILKCMECGSSHDTLQQLTAHMMVTGHFLKVTNSASKKGKQLVFDPVVEEKIQSIPLPPTTTRLPVPSGVKSQPVSPALSSGSEEKREGVEDEKVESGEPVERKIKEERDDSGEKSESDATSYKYLREEDLEEAPKGGLDILKSLENTVSSAISKAQTGTPTWGGYSSIHAAYQLQGAMKSSATVLPPMVQSVQMQPMFNSGLRGLVNDPNSVIHSPRSPSSPTPLRSNVTAMEELVEKVTGKAATVKKEKEEKMVSLERCRPPSLVKSPSPALREQREQLASPNDLSVGKPSGMRSSSPGSIDSELICKKEPKESLVDGHTNHSKNSSEACQSPVTNGNSLGIITDHSPESPFINPLSALQSIMNTHLGKASKPVSPAADPLSMLYKISNSMMDKPAFNPTPQGKPAEPVNHYPIYENSDQPIDLSKNKSTINSNNNNNNNSSSVLLTNSSVNGNKPLISLPDSVSSPLRENALMDISDMVKNLTGRLTPKSSTPSSISEKSDADGSAFEDALEDLSPVQKRKGRQSNWNPQHLLILQAQFASSLRETSEGRYAMTDLGPQERVHICKFTGLSMTTISHWLANVKYQLRRTGGTKFLKNMDSCQPVFLCGDCASQFRTPSSYISHLESHLGFSLKDLSKLSAEHLREQQAASKVITDKMTFGSPLSALTTAEDDTGSVYQCRLCNRTFVSKHAVKLHLSKTHGKSPEDHLVFVTALEKLEKLDKMEKV; translated from the coding sequence CGTACATGCCCGAGGACGAGCTTAAGGCAGACGTTCACGATGAGGAAGAGCACCTGCAGGATGACGGCCTCTCATTAGATGGCCAGGACACTGAGTTTCTGTGCAacgaggaagaggaagatgtGGACGGAGGCCAGCCGCCTAGTTACAGAGACTCTCCGCTCAGCAACGGCACCAACCCTGATGCTGGATACGGGTCCCCGCTCAGTGATGCCAGTGACCGACTGACAGACTTCAAGAGCACCTCTTCCAGGGACGGTCAGGAGAGGGAAGGCACGGCTTTGCCCTTCCGCCCCAACAACGGCCTCTCTTTCCAGGATAGCCTGGCACAGATGAAAGCCGTCTATGCAAACCTCATCTCAGATGCCTCTTGGTCCAGCATCACAATGGACATCATGAAATCCAagcctgctgcagctggcagtgTCAACAGTGCCCTCACCACTCCAGAGCCCACCCCTACCGCTTCTGTCTCCACGACTACAACCACAAACAAGAGCAGTGCCGTCAACTTGACTAGCAGTCACCATAACGGCAGGAGCTCCAGCACCACTGTCAACCACACAGGCAGCACGAGTGGCAATACCAATGGCACAGCTGCTAGTTCTGTTAGCAGCCACAGTGCAACCAGCTGCAGTGGGAGCAGCAGTGGTGGGGCTAGTAATGGTAGTGGTGTAGCCTATGACTGGCACCAGGCAGCACTTGCCAAAACTCTTCAGCAGACCCCCTACCACCTTTTACCAGAGCCCAGTCTCTTCAGCACAGTGCAGCTCTACCGGCAGAACAACAAGCTGTATGGTTCTGTTTTCACTGGTGCAAGCAAGTTTCGCTGCAAAGACTGCAGCGCTGCCTACGACACGCTGGTGGGTTTAACAGTCCACATGAATGAGACGGGCCACTATAGAGATGACAACAAGGACAAAGAGGAGGATCAGGGAAAGCGCTGGTCCAAACCACGTAAGCGCTCTCTGATGGAGATGGAGGGGAAAGAGGATGCCCAGAAGGTGCTGAAGTGCATGTACTGTGGCCACTCATTTGAGTCTCTGCAAGATCTTAGTGTTCATATGATCAAGACCAAGCATTACCAGAAAGTGCCTCTCAAAGAACCAGTGCCAGCCTTGGCCACTAAACTGGTGCCCACTTCAGCTAAAAAACGAGCTATTCAAGATGCTATAGTATCTCCATGCTCCCCGGACTCTCTCCATGctggtagtggtggtggtgggagtGTATCCCTTGGGGATGTTGGCAAAGATGCAAAATCTGCAGCTAACCCCTATGTAACACCTAACAACCGCTATGGCTACCAGAATGGCGCCAGCTACACATGGCAGTTTGAAGCTCGTAAAGCCCAGATCCTCAAATGCATGGAGTGCGGGAGCTCCCATGATACACTGCAACAGCTAACTGCCCATATGATGGTTACTGGTCACTTTTTGAAGGTTACAAATTCTGCGTCCAAGAAGGGCAAACAGCTGGTGTTTGATCCAGTGGTGGAAGAGAAGATTCAGTCTATCCCACTGCCACCGACCACCACCAGACTTCCTGTTCCCAGTGGTGTTAAGTCCCAGCCGGTATCCCCCGCCCTCTCCTCTGGCTCAGAGGAAAAGAGGGAAGGAGTTGAGGATGAAAAGGTTGAAAGTGGTGAGCCAGTGGAGAGAAAAATCAAGGAGGAAAGAGATGATTCAGGTGAGAAATCTGAGTCTGACGCCACATCATATAAATACCTTAGAGAAGAAGATCTGGAGGAGGCACCTAAAGGAGGGTTAGATATTCTAAAATCCCTTGAGAACACAGTATCCAGTGCCATCAGCAAAGCCCAGACAGGCACACCCACATGGGGTGGCTACTCTAGCATTCATGCGGCCTATCAGCTGCAGGGCGCCATGAAGAGCTCTGCTACTGTCTTACCCCCAATGGTCCAAAGTGTCCAGATGCAGCCAATGTTTAACAGTGGGCTACGAGGCCTGGTAAATGATCCCAACTCAGTCATCCACTCACCTCGGAGCCCTTCCTCCCCTACCCCCCTCAGGAGCAACGTCACTGCCATGGAGGAGCTAGTGGAGAAAGTGACTGGGAAAGCTGCCActgtgaagaaagaaaaggaggagaagatggTGAGCCTGGAACGATGCCGGCCCCCGTCATTAGTAAAATCCCCCTCTCCTGCactgagagagcagagagaacaATTGGCATCTCCGAATGACCTGTCTGTAGGTAAACCATCGGGTATGAGAAGTAGCAGTCCAGGCAGTATAGATTCAGAGCTCATCTGCAAGAAGGAGCCTAAAGAGAGCCTCGTTGATGGCCACACCAACCATTCAAAGAACAGCTCTGAGGCGTGCCAATCTCCAGTAACTAATGGCAACAGTCTTGGCATCATCACCGATCACTCACCAGAAAGTCCATTCATCAATCCTCTCAGCGCACTCCAGTCAATCATGAACACGCACCTGGGTAAGGCCTCCAAACCCGTAAGCCCAGCTGCAGACCCACTATCTATGCTTTATAAAATCAGCAACAGCATGATGGATAAGCCAGCTTTTAACCCAACTCCTCAGGGCAAGCCAGCTGAGCCTGTCAACCACTATCCTATATATGAAAACAGTGACCAGCCAATAGACCTGAGTAAAAATAAGTCCACCAttaacagcaacaataacaacaacaacaacagcagcagtgtaCTATTGACCAATAGTAGTGTAAATGGTAACAAACCCCTCATCTCCCTCCCTGACTcagtctcctctcctctgagaGAAAATGCTCTCATGGACATTTCCGATATGGTCAAGAACCTCACTGGAAGACTGACGCCCAAATCTTCAACTCCCTCCTCCATTTCAGAGAAGTCGGACGCAGACGGCAGTGCATTTGAGGACGCCCTCGAGGACCTCTCCCCAGTGCAGAAGAGGAAAGGGAGGCAATCCAACTGGAATCCCCAGCACCTCCTCATCCTTCAGGCCCAGTTTGCCTCCAGTCTGAGGGAGACCTCAGAAGGTCGCTACGCCATGACTGACCTGGGCCCCCAGGAAAGGGTCCACATCTGTAAGTTCACAGGCCTCTCCATGACCACCATATCCCACTGGCTGGCTAATGTCAAGTACCAGCTGAGACGGACTGGGGGCACCAAGTTTCTCAAGAACATGGACTCGTGCCAGCCTGTGTTCCTCTGTGGTGACTGTGCCTCCCAGTTCAGGACTCCCTCCTCCTACATCAGCCACCTGGAGTCTCACCTGGGCTTCAGCTTGAAGGACCTGTCCAAACTGTCAGCTGAGCACCTTCGGGAGCAGCAGGCTGCCTCAAAGGTGATCACAGACAAAATGACATTCGGCAGCCCCCTGTCAGCCTTGACCACGGCAGAGGATGACACAGGCTCTGTGTACCAGTGCAGACTTTGCAATCGGACATTCGTCAGCAAACACGCAGTCAAACTGCACCTCAGCAAGACCCACGGCAAGTCTCCAGAGGACCACCTGGTGTTTGTCACTGCTTTGGAGAAACTGGAGAAGCTAGACAAAATGGAGAAGGTTTAA